One region of Corvus moneduloides isolate bCorMon1 chromosome 15, bCorMon1.pri, whole genome shotgun sequence genomic DNA includes:
- the UBE2D2 gene encoding ubiquitin-conjugating enzyme E2 D2 isoform X2, with product MFHWQATIMGPNDSPYQGGVFFLTIHFPTDYPFKPPKVAFTTRIYHPNINSNGSICLDILRSQWSPALTISKVLLSICSLLCDPNPDDPLVPEIARIYKTDREKYNRIAREWTQKYAM from the exons A tgTTCCATTGGCAAGCTACAATAATGGGACCA AACGACAGTCCCTATCAAGGTGGAGTATTTTTCTTGACAATTCACTTCCCAACAGATTATCCCTTCAAACCACCTAAG GTTGCATTTACAACAAGAATCTATCATCCAAATATTAACAGTAATGGCAGCATTTGTCTTGATATTCTACGATCACAGTGGTCCCCAGCACTAACTATTTCAAAAG TACTTTTGTCCATCTGTTCTCTGTTGTGTGATCCCAATCCAGATGATCCTTTAGTGCCTGAGATTGCACGGATCTACAAAACAGATAGAGAAAA GTACAACAGAATAGCTCGGGAATGGACTCAGAAGTATGCGAtgtaa
- the UBE2D2 gene encoding ubiquitin-conjugating enzyme E2 D2 isoform X1, translating into MALKRIHKELNDLARDPPAQCSAGPVGDDMFHWQATIMGPNDSPYQGGVFFLTIHFPTDYPFKPPKVAFTTRIYHPNINSNGSICLDILRSQWSPALTISKVLLSICSLLCDPNPDDPLVPEIARIYKTDREKYNRIAREWTQKYAM; encoded by the exons GAGTTGAACGACCTGGCACGTGATCCTCCAGCACAGTGTTCAGCAGGGCCTGTCGGGGATGACA tgTTCCATTGGCAAGCTACAATAATGGGACCA AACGACAGTCCCTATCAAGGTGGAGTATTTTTCTTGACAATTCACTTCCCAACAGATTATCCCTTCAAACCACCTAAG GTTGCATTTACAACAAGAATCTATCATCCAAATATTAACAGTAATGGCAGCATTTGTCTTGATATTCTACGATCACAGTGGTCCCCAGCACTAACTATTTCAAAAG TACTTTTGTCCATCTGTTCTCTGTTGTGTGATCCCAATCCAGATGATCCTTTAGTGCCTGAGATTGCACGGATCTACAAAACAGATAGAGAAAA GTACAACAGAATAGCTCGGGAATGGACTCAGAAGTATGCGAtgtaa